A window of Tursiops truncatus isolate mTurTru1 chromosome 8, mTurTru1.mat.Y, whole genome shotgun sequence contains these coding sequences:
- the IMMP1L gene encoding mitochondrial inner membrane protease subunit 1 isoform X2: MEYGQWWQSLHRTMLRGVLGKTFRLVGYTIQYGCIAHCAFEYVGGVVMCSGPSMEPTIQNSDVVFAENLSRHFYGIQRGDIVIAKSPSDPKSNICKRVIGLEGDKILSNSPSVFFKSHSYVA, translated from the exons ATGGAATATG GCCAATGGTGGCAGAGTCTACATAGAACTATGCTTCGTGGTGTTCTGGGAAAAACCTTTCGGCTTGTTGGCTATACTATTCAGTATGGCTGTATAGCTCATTGTGCTTTTGAATACGTTGGTGGTGTTGTCATG TGTTCTGGACCATCAATGGAGCCTACAATTCAAAATTCAGATGTTGTTTTTGCAGAAAATCTTAGTCGACATTTTTATGGTATCCAAAG AGGTGACATTGTGATTGCAAAAAGCCCAAGTGATCCAAaatcaaatatttgtaaaagagtAATTGGTTTGGAAGGAGACAAAATTCTCAGCAATAGTCCATCAGTTTTCTTTAAAAGCCATAGTTAT